A genomic stretch from Ureibacillus composti includes:
- a CDS encoding ABC transporter permease: MKTYLFKRLLSLIPILFVVSIVVYSIIYITPGDPAEVMLGDSATDEQVEALREELGLNQSFIERYFTWVGHAVTGDLGTSYFMNEGVTSAIISHLFPTLSLAILAELFAIIIGIPIGIFAARRRGSYVDQSIMGLSYVGVAIPSFLLALFLVLIFSIKLQWLPVAGYKDLSEGLMVHLEYMILPAIALGLMHVALTARMTRSSMLDVLNANFIKTARAKGVKEAVVIYRHTFRNALLPIITIVGQNFGILIAGAAVVETVFNIPGIGQLVVNSIERRDFPIIQGVILFVTFVYVLINLIVDLLYGVIDPRVKLNK; the protein is encoded by the coding sequence GTGAAAACGTACTTATTTAAACGTTTATTATCTTTAATCCCGATATTATTTGTTGTATCAATAGTTGTTTATAGCATTATTTACATAACACCAGGGGACCCGGCGGAGGTTATGTTAGGAGATTCCGCAACTGACGAACAAGTCGAGGCATTACGTGAAGAATTAGGACTAAATCAGTCGTTTATCGAACGTTACTTTACTTGGGTTGGACATGCAGTAACAGGGGATCTTGGCACTTCCTACTTTATGAATGAGGGAGTAACATCTGCCATTATAAGTCACCTATTTCCAACACTTTCTTTAGCGATACTGGCAGAATTATTCGCTATTATCATCGGAATTCCGATTGGGATTTTTGCTGCAAGAAGAAGAGGTTCCTACGTTGACCAATCGATCATGGGGTTATCCTACGTTGGGGTAGCAATACCTAGCTTCTTGTTAGCACTATTTTTAGTTTTAATCTTCTCTATTAAATTACAATGGCTTCCAGTTGCGGGTTACAAAGATCTAAGTGAAGGATTAATGGTCCACCTAGAATATATGATATTACCAGCAATCGCACTTGGATTAATGCATGTCGCATTAACAGCTAGGATGACTCGTTCTTCTATGTTAGATGTGCTTAATGCGAATTTTATTAAGACGGCAAGAGCAAAAGGGGTAAAAGAAGCAGTCGTAATTTACAGACACACTTTCCGTAATGCCCTTTTACCAATCATTACAATCGTCGGACAAAACTTCGGGATTTTAATTGCTGGTGCTGCTGTTGTTGAAACAGTATTCAACATTCCAGGTATCGGCCAGTTAGTTGTAAACTCGATTGAACGTCGTGACTTCCCAATTATTCAAGGAGTCATTCTATTTGTAACTTTTGTTTATGTATTAATTAATTTAATTGTTGACTTGTTATATGGAGTAATTGATCCAAGGGTTAAGTTAAATAAATAA